In the genome of Planctomyces sp. SH-PL62, the window CGCCTCCCCCATGTCCGGCTTGCGGGCGGTGATGGCGACGACGTAATCGCCGGGGAACGCCCCGTCGTCGTTCCCCTGCGTGGAGAGCGTGTAGGAGCCGTCGGTGATGACGCCGGTGGCCCCGCGCTGGTCGGGCCCGCCGCCCCCGGCGGGGTAGAACTGGATCGAGCCGCTGGAGACGGGCTTGTCCTTGTAGGTGACGGTGCCGGAGACCTTGTACCGATCGCCCAGGCCGTCGTCGCTGCAGCCGGGGACGATCAGGGCGAGGGCCAGGGGGGCGAACAGAAACCTCGTCGCCCGTCGCGCGGGGCGGAGACGAGTCGCGGAAGGAATTGACATCGGAGTTGTCCTGCAATCGAGACGTGGGACCGAAGACGGGGAAGATGATCGGCGGCTCCCCCGGCCCGCGCGGCGGATTCAGCCCGCAGCGGGCCGGGGGCGGCCGGCGATCAATAGGCGTCCGAGCTGACCACCTCGCCGCCGCTTCGGCTGCCGAGGGCGCAGTAGATGGGAAGCGCGATCGAGTTCTTGAGGAACCGGACGGAGCCGTCGCCGAACGCGAAGTTGGCGCCGCCGGGGTGCTTGCTCTTGGCCCCCTTGCTGGCATAGCTGAAGCGGTTCTGCCAGTCGGTGCTGCCGAACGGCGTGGTGCCGTCCAGCGGCGCTCGCAGGGTCTGCCAGTTGATCGGGATCGTGGTGCCGAAGGTGGAGCCGTTGTTGTTCCAGAAGTTGCTGTCGGCCGTCTGGGCGGGCAGGACCTCGCCCACCATGATGGTGTTGGAGGTGCCGTCGGTGATCGAGGCGATCGTCACGGCGCCGATGCTCTGGATGCGGTAGGCGAACATGCCGCGAAGCTGGCCCCCGGATTCCGCGTTGATCTGGTCGTTGTACCGGGTGCCCCAGAAGCCGGGATAGCCGATGCGGACCTGGCCGGCGGACAGCGTGGGCGGATAGGGGAAGGTCTCCCAGGGATTCTGGCCCGCGCTGAGCGCGCCGATCGCGTAGTTGTCGCCGAAGCTGCCGGCGTAGCTGGAGACCATCGTCCGGGTCTCAGGCTGGCCGGTGATCGGATTGACCGGGCTGCTCCCGTTCGGATAGTTGCCCCAGGGGCCGCTCGCCGACCGGATGCCCGGCGACTGTCCCTGGTAGTTGTCGTCCGAAGGGCAGAGCCACGCGGTCGACACCGTCATCAGCGCGGTCCACTGGGCCGAGCTGTCGACGATGTTGTTCAGGGGCAGGTTGAAGTTGATCGCGTTGTAGATGTTGCCCCCTTCCATCTGGGGGATCACCAGCGCTCGCCACGAGGC includes:
- a CDS encoding DUF1559 domain-containing protein, which produces MKRRGFTLIELLVVIAIIAVLIALLLPAVQSAREAARRAQCTNNLKQIGLALHNYESAQGAFPPGAIADESKGSVWGGSAGGNNLASWRALVIPQMEGGNIYNAINFNLPLNNIVDSSAQWTALMTVSTAWLCPSDDNYQGQSPGIRSASGPWGNYPNGSSPVNPITGQPETRTMVSSYAGSFGDNYAIGALSAGQNPWETFPYPPTLSAGQVRIGYPGFWGTRYNDQINAESGGQLRGMFAYRIQSIGAVTIASITDGTSNTIMVGEVLPAQTADSNFWNNNGSTFGTTIPINWQTLRAPLDGTTPFGSTDWQNRFSYASKGAKSKHPGGANFAFGDGSVRFLKNSIALPIYCALGSRSGGEVVSSDAY